One window of the Chloroflexota bacterium genome contains the following:
- a CDS encoding IS1595 family transposase has translation MKTYTTKNFNEQFPNDDACLDFLFKLRFPNGVYCDKCVKVTKHYKRSGGKFYACEFCGRGISPTAGTIFHKSDTPLCSWFHAIFLMSSTKTGISAKQLQRELGVTYKTAWRIFNQIRKLMSENVNPLTGQVEVDESYFGGRKPGKRGRGASGKAIVMGMVERDGNAITKVVPNVQARTLLPMIEARIAREGKTVIFTDELASYNHIERLGYAHEIVQHAAKQYVNGTAHVNTIESLWSNIKRGISGVNHSVSPLYLQSYLDSYVYRYNHRKDETPLFLSLLERVATLKQVEQPSLGDFQTAS, from the coding sequence ATGAAAACCTATACTACAAAAAACTTTAATGAACAATTCCCGAATGATGATGCTTGTCTTGATTTCCTTTTCAAACTTCGCTTTCCAAATGGCGTTTATTGCGATAAATGCGTGAAGGTAACTAAACACTACAAGAGGTCTGGAGGAAAATTCTACGCCTGTGAGTTTTGTGGTAGGGGTATCTCTCCGACTGCGGGGACTATCTTCCACAAATCCGATACGCCTCTCTGCTCTTGGTTCCATGCTATCTTCCTAATGTCCTCTACTAAGACGGGGATCTCTGCCAAACAACTTCAGAGGGAACTGGGTGTCACCTACAAAACAGCATGGCGTATATTCAATCAGATTCGCAAACTCATGTCCGAGAATGTTAATCCGCTTACTGGACAGGTTGAAGTTGACGAGTCCTATTTTGGTGGTAGAAAACCAGGTAAGCGTGGCCGTGGTGCATCTGGCAAGGCGATTGTCATGGGCATGGTGGAGCGTGACGGAAATGCAATCACCAAGGTAGTTCCCAATGTTCAAGCCCGAACATTGCTGCCCATGATTGAAGCTAGGATTGCCAGAGAGGGCAAGACAGTTATCTTTACGGATGAACTTGCCAGCTACAATCATATCGAAAGATTGGGATATGCCCATGAAATAGTTCAACATGCTGCCAAACAGTATGTTAATGGGACTGCCCACGTCAACACTATTGAATCGCTCTGGAGTAACATCAAGCGTGGTATCAGTGGCGTTAATCACTCGGTCAGCCCTCTTTATCTTCAGTCTTACCTCGACTCTTACGTTTACCGCTACAATCATCGGAAGGACGAGACTCCACTATTCCTGTCTCTTTTGGAGCGTGTTGCCACTCTGAAACAGGTTGAGCAGCCTTCTTTAGGAGACTTTCAAACCGCTTCTTAG
- a CDS encoding PAS domain S-box protein: protein MIVHKEIAERDSELLYRVIFEATLDGLEVIDAETGRVVLANQAMAKIFGFTFPTEMIGLNPLNHIPTEDRDRVARMIAEDMFQKNMRRVMELRAITRDGREIWLSALGVRIEYQGRLAGLISVRDITAQKLAETRLQASEEERHLLMQNSDEAVVVVQDGMLKFANPKAVEFTGYSEKDMNTRTFTEFIHLTSLSI from the coding sequence ATGATAGTACACAAGGAAATAGCAGAGAGGGATAGCGAGCTTCTGTATAGAGTCATTTTCGAGGCCACCCTTGATGGTTTGGAGGTTATCGATGCTGAGACGGGGAGGGTGGTACTGGCCAACCAAGCTATGGCCAAGATCTTCGGGTTTACGTTCCCGACGGAGATGATCGGCCTGAATCCACTGAACCACATCCCCACAGAAGACAGAGACCGGGTAGCCAGGATGATAGCCGAAGATATGTTCCAGAAGAACATGCGGCGGGTCATGGAACTCAGGGCCATAACCAGGGACGGCAGGGAGATATGGCTCAGCGCCCTTGGTGTGAGAATAGAGTATCAGGGAAGGCTCGCCGGCTTGATTTCCGTCAGGGATATCACCGCCCAGAAGCTGGCGGAGACGAGGCTGCAGGCATCAGAAGAGGAGAGGCACTTGCTGATGCAAAACTCCGATGAAGCCGTCGTTGTGGTACAGGATGGGATGCTGAAGTTTGCTAACCCCAAAGCCGTGGAGTTCACGGGCTATTCAGAGAAGGATATGAACACCAGGACATTTACGGAATTCATCCATCTTACCTCACTCTCAATCTAA
- a CDS encoding MFS transporter: MVYHLEEWMTDTAAPGPKEDIKTKWLILAVVMLGSIMGPLDSSIVNTVLPSITGYFNTEISIAQWVPTVYLLTISCLILLYGRLGDMIGYRRVLLGVF, encoded by the coding sequence ATGGTCTATCATCTGGAGGAGTGGATGACCGACACGGCGGCACCCGGGCCAAAGGAAGATATCAAGACCAAGTGGCTTATCCTGGCGGTAGTGATGCTGGGGAGCATTATGGGGCCTCTCGATAGCAGCATCGTCAATACCGTCCTTCCATCCATTACAGGGTACTTCAATACCGAGATATCGATAGCGCAGTGGGTACCGACAGTCTATCTGTTGACCATTAGCTGCCTCATTCTGCTCTATGGCCGTCTGGGGGACATGATAGGATACCGGAGGGTTTTACTGGGTGTGTTTTGA
- a CDS encoding CoA-binding protein, whose translation MNTAARPGGRRNPPPLDYIFHPRSVAVVGISADLPKMWIKQLYLDSLLQSGYPGQIYLVNPKGGEMAGFPIYRSLKDIPGPVDHVVISVPALHTPKVMEDCRDIGVKVVHVFASGYAETGEPDRVEVQNRLVEIARQGNIRIIGPNCLGIYYPKGKIGLCPDFPIEVGPVGYLCQSGGNVTYMVRQAVARGLRFSKVVSYGNACDINECDLLDYFAEDPETKVIAAYIEGVKDGRRLVKALNRAASAKPVVVFKGGFTAGGLRAAASHTGSLAGTDVVWDSLLRQAGAIRVYSIEEMVDMLVALLRAKPPKGLNTCVVGHGGGASVMATDELERVGLRLVPMPEETRSKLKEFIDLANSMLRNPIDASPVPALDVMEFLNSLGNRKWVDLLREKAGTGAMGHWSRLNAVLREWSGLDLVVYQHGFDISPMPVGEWDIAFVVGPMVLAAKACELPSVVVLHSMGNDDTWRASAELRALCVEFGLPLFLSMRGAAVAIRKLIDYYQAYPDRLPSISGGFPPAPCG comes from the coding sequence TTGAATACTGCTGCACGCCCTGGCGGCAGGCGCAACCCGCCCCCCCTCGACTACATCTTCCATCCCCGCTCGGTGGCCGTTGTGGGCATCTCGGCTGACTTGCCCAAGATGTGGATCAAACAGCTATACCTCGACTCTCTGCTCCAGAGTGGATACCCCGGCCAGATCTACCTGGTGAATCCGAAGGGGGGAGAGATGGCGGGTTTTCCCATCTACCGCAGCTTGAAGGACATCCCGGGACCGGTGGATCATGTCGTTATCTCTGTTCCTGCTCTGCACACCCCAAAAGTCATGGAAGACTGTCGGGATATTGGAGTCAAGGTGGTGCATGTCTTCGCATCTGGCTATGCCGAGACCGGTGAACCTGATCGTGTCGAGGTTCAGAACAGGCTGGTGGAGATAGCCCGACAGGGTAACATCCGCATTATCGGTCCCAATTGCCTGGGCATCTACTACCCCAAGGGTAAGATTGGTCTATGTCCGGACTTCCCAATAGAGGTGGGACCTGTAGGATATCTTTGCCAGAGCGGTGGCAATGTCACCTATATGGTGCGGCAAGCAGTGGCTCGCGGCCTGCGTTTCAGCAAGGTTGTCAGCTATGGCAATGCCTGCGACATCAACGAATGTGATTTGTTGGACTATTTTGCAGAGGACCCTGAAACCAAGGTGATTGCAGCCTACATTGAGGGTGTCAAAGACGGTCGCCGCCTGGTCAAGGCGTTGAACAGAGCAGCCTCTGCCAAGCCGGTGGTGGTTTTCAAAGGAGGCTTTACTGCTGGTGGACTGAGGGCTGCGGCTTCACATACAGGGTCTCTGGCAGGGACCGATGTGGTCTGGGATAGCCTCCTCAGACAGGCTGGGGCTATCAGGGTATACAGTATTGAAGAGATGGTGGACATGCTGGTGGCGTTGCTCCGTGCCAAACCTCCCAAAGGTCTGAACACCTGTGTTGTGGGACACGGAGGCGGCGCCAGTGTCATGGCTACTGATGAATTGGAGCGAGTGGGGTTGCGACTTGTCCCTATGCCGGAGGAGACAAGGTCGAAGTTAAAGGAGTTCATTGATCTGGCAAACAGTATGCTCCGCAATCCGATCGACGCTAGCCCAGTGCCGGCGCTGGATGTGATGGAGTTTTTGAATAGCCTGGGAAACCGCAAGTGGGTTGACCTGCTGCGGGAGAAGGCAGGCACAGGAGCCATGGGCCATTGGAGCCGGCTGAATGCCGTGTTAAGGGAGTGGAGTGGCCTCGATCTGGTGGTCTACCAGCACGGCTTCGACATAAGCCCAATGCCAGTGGGCGAGTGGGACATTGCCTTCGTGGTGGGTCCAATGGTTTTGGCTGCTAAAGCATGTGAATTGCCCAGCGTTGTTGTTCTCCACTCCATGGGAAATGATGATACCTGGCGGGCTTCGGCTGAATTGCGGGCACTCTGCGTAGAGTTTGGCCTCCCTCTATTCCTCTCCATGAGGGGGGCGGCTGTGGCAATCCGGAAGTTGATCGATTACTACCAGGCCTATCCAGATAGGCTTCCCAGCATCAGTGGTGGTTTTCCGCCCGCACCCTGCGGATAG
- a CDS encoding DUF4870 domain-containing protein codes for MEPNIAGLLCYVLGWVTGLIFILLEKENHFIRFHAMQSIVTFGAITAVMVVLSVLRELWLVGALFAALYVIACILAVVLWIVLMVKAYQGERYKLPIAGEFAEKHI; via the coding sequence CTGGAGCCAAACATCGCTGGACTGCTCTGCTACGTACTGGGTTGGGTAACCGGACTCATATTCATACTCTTGGAGAAGGAGAACCATTTCATCCGTTTCCATGCCATGCAGTCCATAGTCACATTTGGAGCAATCACAGCCGTGATGGTTGTGCTTTCCGTTCTTCGTGAGCTGTGGCTTGTTGGCGCCCTGTTTGCAGCCCTCTACGTGATCGCATGTATCCTGGCGGTTGTCCTCTGGATCGTGCTCATGGTCAAGGCCTATCAGGGCGAGAGATACAAACTTCCCATAGCCGGTGAGTTCGCCGAGAAGCATATCTGA